ACTATCAGCAGAAAAAAATTTAGACAAAAGAAATGATTGACTAGACTAATGAATAAGAAGTCGCACCTATTAACCCCTTTATTGTACCTGCTGATTTGTATGATTATGGCAGGCTTTAGAATTGGTCGACCTTTCACATAAGTTGATCTATTAACTTATTTTCGTTTAACGATCTTAAGTTATTTTAACAGGTGCTCCTGACCAGACAATTTAGATTTTTACCTGACCCTGAAAAATGGTTTGAAGCGCGCGGTGTTAACCGATTTTTTCTCCACCTGCTTTTTTGGGTCGTTTGGCTTTCCCGCACCTATTATGATTTAGTATCCCTGTATGGATGGGATGGATCTCTTCTTTTTCTTGGAGTATACGCGTGCTCACAGGTTCCTATGGTCTATTTTCATTTGTATGTATTGGCTCCCAGGCTGCTTCACAGAAGGAAATACTTCATTTATATCCTGGCCACTATTTCACTTCTCTTTGTTTATTCCTATGTAAATTTCTCCATGTTAAAGCTGATTCCACATAGCTTACTGCCCGTTTCATTAGAAGGTTATATTAAGCTTTTAAACCCGCGATACGATGTCTTTGAAGGTTTCTTCACTCTTATAATCACCTATTCTCTTAAATATGCATGGCAGGCTGTTGCTACAAAAAACAAATTATTAGAGCTTCAGAAAAATAACCTGATGCTGGAATTAAATGCTTTGAAAGCCCAGATCAATCCTCATTTTTTATTTAATACACTCAATAATATTTATTCATTATCAATTAAAAAATCAGATCAGGCCCCTGAGATGATTTTAAAGCTAAGTGATATGATGCGCTATGTTTTATATGATTGCAACAGCGGGCCGGTGCCGGTAGAAAAGGAAATACAGTTTATAAATAATTATATAGAGCTTGAAAAAATCCGGCATGGAGAGCATATAGATATCCGTTTTTCGTTGTCGGGGAAATTAGATAATAGCAAAATTGAACCGTTGCTGCTTATTCCTTTTATTGAAAATAGCTTTAAGCATGGCGTAAATGCAAAGATGGAAAACGGATGGGTAGATGTAAACCTGAATATTTTCAGAAAAAAAATTACAATGAATGTGATCAATTCACTGCCGGACGCTTCCTTCAATAATAATGGGAAAAGCGGAATAGGTTTAATAAATGTAAAGAAGCGGCTCGACCTTATTTATCCTCATCAGTATCAGTTGCAGATACAGCCAATGAACGATCATTTTGAGGTTAACCTCGAAATCAATTTAAATTGAAACCATGCTAAAAAGCCTGATAGTAGATGACGAGCCTCTGGCTCAGGAAGTGCTGGAAAATTATATGCAAAGAGTAAACGAGCTGCAGCTTGTTAGAAAATGCAGTAATGCGATGGAGGCATTTCAGATACTGCATAAAGAAAGAGTAGATCTTCTGTTTCTTGATATTCAAATGCCGGTAATAGATGGTCTGTCTTTTTTGAAGTCATTAAAAAATGCTCCTTCGGTAATTTTAACCACCGCTTATCCAAACCATGCCCTTGAAGGCTATGACCTGGATGTAGTAGATTATTTATTAAAGCCAATTTCGTTTGAACGGTTTTTAAAGGCAGTTAATAAAGCAATTGATCACCGGAAACCTCCGGTTAATAATGACAATACTCCTTCTGCCGAGTATATATTTTTGAAGGTAGATAATAAGCTTGTCAAGGCGAACTTTTCAGACATAGTGTACATAGAAGGAATGAAGGATTACCTGAAAATTTTTGTAAAAGATAAACTACTGGTGATCCACCAGACCATGAAAAAAATAGAAGACCTTTTACCCAAAAATAAATTCATCCGGGTCCATAAATCTTATATTATTTCTTTAGATGCTGTTACTTCCATCACTGGAAACTTTGTAGAAATAAACGGCAAAGAAATTCCTATTGGTGCCAACTATAAAGATCAGTTGATAAATATGGTGTTTAGGCTAAACTCCTGATTTAATATTGTTTAATTTTTCAGAAATTTCTGAATGGTTGTATTGTACCCATCGGTAATCTTCAGTAAATAAGACCCTGCAGGAAGACTTTGAATATTAATTGTCCACGCTGATCCGTTGTTCAAATCAGGATACTTGTTTGTATACATTATAGTTCCCATCATGTTAACAACAGATACATGGGCTGCCATTTTCGTTGTGTTCCTGATTTCAACATTGATCTGATCCGTGGCAGGATCGGGGAAAATCAAAACAGAAGTTCTATTGAAAAAACTGATCTGCGTGGCCACAGGCGTTGTGAATGTATCTGACTGAGAAGCGGCGGAAGAGACATAAGGAGAGTCCGAACAAACGGTGGTAACTCTCCATTCATAATCTGTAACAGGCATTAAACCTGTAAGAATTACGGAATTAGAATCCGTGGTAGTGGCCGTCCAGGTTTGTGCACCCACAGGGCGGTATTCCACGATATAAGACTCACCTCCTGTACCTGCACCCCAGCTCAGCGTGGTTTGTAAAGTATCCGGAAAAGAATGCATGGTATAACCGGTAATTCTGCTGCATGGATCCCAAACATATTTGTGGACGCGGTAACTTTTTTCACCTGAGGAATCAAAGGTCATTTCCCAAACTATATTATTATTGGAATCAATTTCTGTTTGATTTGGTAATCCCACGTTGTTGTAAATAAGTCCCCAGTCAATCATCGTATTACCATCGGGCAAGCGCTGTGTACTGCCTGTTGCACTTCCGTAAACGTGGTAACCATTAACGTCAGGGTGTTCATAATGCCATATCAGCGAAGCCACCTTATTAACCTGATCGAGCGCATATTCTTTAGCACTGGAAATAAGAGGGACCAAATGGTTGCCATTGTTAAAAAGAGTTATATTTCCATTGGCAAGCCGGCGTAAATCATGTTGATTGGAAAAATGCTCCGGGATGTTGTCGTTAACGAATGTAAACTGATTATTTTCTCCATTCATTCGCCAGATGATATCTCCTGTTTCATGATCTATCTTGGTTAGCTCATCCATATTTCTATTCGAGATCAAAAGATTATTGTCTGAATCTTTTTCAATGGAATTCGTGTGCGCAAAATCTATAAGTGCATTGGCTAAAGACACATATTTGTCTGCATCCGTAATTTGAAAATGATCCATTGTTCTCCATTCAAAAACCACTTCATGATTTTGATCAATTTCCTGAATAACGGGAAATTGAACTACGGCATCCGGTAATCCGCCATATGCAGTCATATCCGTAGTAACATTATCATATGCAAGAAGGAAAGAATGTCCGTCAGGATACATCATAAATTCATGGTTATTAGTTGCCATTTCAAGACCGTTCCCGCATTGCACAGAATCGATAACATTATAGTTTGAATCCAACACTAAATAAATTGCGCGATCATTCACGAAGTAGGTAAGATATCCATTCACGTTAAGTTTAAAATCCCGCCCCCCACTTCCTACATCTCTTGCCCAAACAATAGAACCGTCATTATTAATAATTGTATTAAATGAGTTTGTTCCTAAATGACCTAAAATATCCTGATCCTGGTGGTTGGCATAAAAAATCTGGCCTGGTGCAGGGTTATTATTCACATTAATCCTGAAGGTAGGCATGGAATCTAAAGGATAGATAGAAGAATCACGTACCTGAAAGTTTTTTTTAAAATTTTTAAAGGCCTGATTGTTTTCAGGATCATCAGTTAGGCTTTGAAGATTTGCAATAAAAAATCGTTTTCGTTCCTCTCCAGTTAGTTGGTTCCTTATTTGAAAGCTGAAAGAAACTCCTTCTATGCTCTCTCCACTGAGTTTTTTTAATCCAGGATAAACCGTTACATACACCGTTTCACCATATGCAAAATCAGGATGAGGCTGGATGGTAACTGTTTTATTATCAACGGATAGCCGCGCTGTCCAGGAATGGTTTCCACTTATCGATCCTGAAACAGTAAATAAATTCTTATTGCTGATGGAACTCTTGTCTATCATATTTCCATTTTTCAGAATAATGTTTGTTTCAGGATAATGAAGTGCAGATCCGGGAAGCGGACTAATGTATTTAAACTGTGCAACTATTGATTGTGCCGCTAAACAAAAGAACAATAAGGCTGTGCTGAATTTCATGGAATTTGTTATCTGTCAGTAAGGTGAATTTCTTCGTGCGAAAGTAATTATTACTATAATCGTTTACAAAACTACTGTGTGTGGGTTACATGTTCCGTTGTATAAAATTTTTTACAAGCTCTTTAGAAAAATAATAATTGCGTTTTGTTTTCAATCCCTGAATAGCATATTGAAATGCTGCCTATTTTTGCGACCTTAATAGTTATTGAGTTTCTCAGTTATTATACGGTTAAGAAATTATATGGAATTTTTATCTGAAAAAGGGAGCGGGGGCCGATGACCGATCTATATCAATCGAGACGTTACACCATTCAGTTAATAATTATTGTAATAACGCTGATTTTTATTGCCCGGCTCTTTTACCTGCAGGTAATTGATAAAGATTACAAGCAGCTGGCTAAAGCCACTGTATTAAGGCAAACCACCGTTTTCCCGGCAAGAGGTCTCGTTTACGACCGCAATGCGAAACTTATAATAGATAATCAGAAGGAATATGATTTATGGGTAACACCCGGACAGGTTAAAGAAATTGATACGGTTGGCTTTTGTGACCTGGTAGGAATCTCCGACACCTTTTTCCGTGAAACCTTAAAAAAAGCCCGCGAATATTCCCGCTTTAAATCATCCCTTTTTGTGAAGGGAATTTCGGTTGATAAATATGCGGCCATCCAGGAGGAATTGTATTTGTTCCAAGGTTTTTTTGGCCAGGTCCGTACGGTTCGGGCCTATCCTTATCATTCAGCAGCACATGTACTCGGTTATATCAGTGAGGTTACCCCAAAGCAAATAGACCAAAGTGATGGATATTACAAGCGTGGTGATTACATAGGTACTGGTGGCATAGAACAGTCATATGAAAAAGCATTGCGTGGTGTAAAAGGAACCCGTTACGTGCTGGTGGATGTGCACAATAAAGAAATGGGTCCTTTCAATGAGGGGAAGTTTGATACAGCGGCCGTACCCGGAAAAAATATTAACAGCACCATCAGCATCGACCTGCAGCAATACGGGGAAAAGCTGATGAAGGGAAAGATTGGAAGCATCGTGGCCCTGGAGCCAAGAACCGGTGAAATATTATGTATGATCAGCAGCCCGGAGTATGATCCTTCATTATTAACAGGCCAGGACCGTGGTAAAAATTTCAGGCTACTATTAACCGATAGCTTAAACCCCTTATTTGTAAGGCCCTTAAAGGCGGCTTATCCGCCGGGCTCCACCTATAAGGCCACATTATCGCTGGTTGGCCTGCAGGAAGGGGCTATTACACCTTCCAGCTCTTACAATTGCCCCGGGGCCTATTATGTGGGATCGCTTCGTGTGAAATGCGATCACAGCGGATTTGTTCCCGACCTGGTTGCTGCTATCCAGCATTCCTGCAATAGCTATTTCTGTAACTATTTCAGACGGACTATCGATTATGATGAAGATCATTCCGTGGCCCAGGGATTAGATGACTGGAAGAAAGGGCTGGGATATTTTTCACTCGGGCAGAAAACAGGCATTGATTTACCTAATGAAGGCTATGGCTTTGTTCCGGGTTCGAAATATTACGATAAAATTTATGGCGAAAAAAGATGGAATTCTGTAACCGTAGTTTCACTGGGCATCGGTCAGGGGGAATTGGGTGAAACGCCCTTACAAATGGTAAACGTAATTTCTGCTATAGCGAACAGGGGATATTTCTATCCGCCTCATATTTCCCGTGAGATTATTGGCGATGATTCCATGTTAATAAAATACAAAACAAAGCATGTAATCCCTATTGATTCCTCAAATTTTAATGTAGTGGTTGAGGGACTCAGGCAGGTAGTGCTTGCCGGCACGGCTGCTGCATCCCAGATTCCGGGAGTTACCATGGCAGGTAAAACCGGAACGGCGCAGAATCCGCATGGCAACGACCATTCCTTATTTGTAGCATTTGCCCCGGTAGAAGATCCGAAAATTGCCATTTCCGTAGTAGTGGAAAATGCCGGCTTTGGTGCTCAATATGCGGCGCCTATTGCAAGCTTAATGATAGAGAAATATCTGAATGATACTATTTCTGCTTCGCGCAAACCTGTGGAACAAAGGATGATTGAAGCCAACCTTATTAAACATGCTGCAGCAGGAAAGAGCCATAAATAAGGGGACTGACTGGCTCTTGATCGGCATGTGGCTCACGCTGATGCTCATTGGCTGGATGGCCATTTTCTCAGCTACCTATGATGAAAGTCAGCCGGGCATCTTTAACCTGAACCACTCTTATGGCCGGCAATTACTATGGATGGTGGGCTCATTCATTCTTGCAGGGGCCATGATCATCACTGATAGCAAATTCTATGTTGCGTTTGCCTATTTGATTTACGGTATCATACTGTTGCTGCTTGCCTCGGTGTTTATAATCGGAACCTCTGTAAATGGTAATAAAAACTGGATTGACATTGGAACATTTCAATTACAGCCATCAGAGTTCACCAAGTTTGCTACCAACCTGGCATTGGCAAAGTATCTCAGCGGGCTGAATATAAATATGAAGATTTTGCGGACGCGGCTCATAGCTCTTGCATTAATTGCTATTCCGGCAGTTCTGATTCTGATGCAGGGTGATACCGGCTCAACGCTCGTTTTCGGGTCTTTCATGCTGGTGCTCTTTCGCTTTGGCCTGCCCGGCTCTTACCTGGTAGTGGGATTATATGCAATCTTATTATTCATTTTATCTATGGTAATACAAAAATATCTGCTGATCGGTATTCTTTTTTTAATTGGCGGAGTATTTTTATTTCTTTCGAAAAGAAACCGCTCCATCACATTCATTCTGGTCGCGATGTTTGTGTTATCATCGGGATATGTGATGACCACCGATTATGTTTTCAATCACCTGCTGGAGCCCCACCAGCAGGAGCGTGTGAACGTGCTTCTCGGAAAAAAAGTGGAACAAAAAGATGCAGACTACAATGTACGTCAGAGCAAGATTGCAATAGGCTCCGGTGGGTTTTTAGGAAAAGGTTTTATGCAGGGAACGCTTACCAAATATAATTTTGTTCCCGAGCAGAGCACTGATTTTATTTTCTGCACCATAGGAGAGGAGTTTGGGTTTTGGGGAGCAGGGTTGCTGCTGCTTTTTTATTCTGCCTTTCTTTTCAGGATTATCTATGTGGCGCAGCGGCAGCGCTCCCGCTTCTCCATGATTTATGCCTACGGCGTGGTGGCTGTTATTTTTTTTCACATCCTCATTAATGTCGGGATGACGATGGGCCTTATGCCTGTGATCGGCATACCGTTACCTTTTATAAGCTATGGAGGCTCTTCTTTATGGTCTTTTACCATTTTGCTTTTTATCCTTATCAAGCTGGATGGCGACAGGCTGGCGATATTGAGGTGATCTCTGGTTGAATAATGTTTATTGCTTCAGAAGCTTTTCAGTTTGCAGGAGTTTTTCCTTTCCATCTGTAATGTTTATCAGTGAGATTCCTCAATTCTCTCCGCAGCTTCACTCCGTTGATATTACTTTTTATATATCACTTTCTTTAGAAGAAAGTAATCAAAGAAGCGCGATTGCTGAATGGCTCCGCCCAGCAATCGCAGGCCAGCGCCGGCATTGGTTAAGTATATCTTAGAGCAGGTTTTATACTTTAATTAAGGTCTTGCACGAAGAGGAAGTGTAGTCCGTCACATCCTTCTCCCAGTAGCTTCACTCTGTTAAACTTATAACGTTGGCGGGGAAGCTGCGGTATCAGAAGTTCACGTTTAACGTGTTTCTGCAGCTTCCTCTGCTTGTGCACATACACTCTATTGGAGTGAAGCTGCAGGGAGGGTTGTTTCTGCAACTTCCTCTACTTGCGCAAATACACTCTTTTGGAGTGAAGTTCTAGGGAGACATGTTTGGTGCTTCAATATGCGGTTAATCGGTGACAGGGTTGAATAAAAGCTTGATAAAGGATTGTCTTCTATTCTTGCACTTTTTATTGAACAAAGAGGACTATACGTATCTTTTATTAAAGTAGGTATTTTTGTTTCATTGAATCAAAGCTTACTCTGAGCATCGTATCCGGTTTGTTTGAGGAATTTGTTCAGCGGGAAGATAAAATTGATTCCTATCATGAAGCGGAATCTTTAGTTGATAAACTGACCGGCATTTTGCATGATAGTAAAATGCCCTATAGTAAAATGAAAGAGCAATACCGGAAACACCGTTCAAAATAATGATACGTGCCTTTCTAGACGCCAATGTAATCCTTGAAGTACTGTTAAAGCGCAGGGAATATGAGGCGGCAGCAAATATTCTTAAAAGTGGTGAGCGTCACCATATAAATATTTATACATCTTCATCTGTAATCGGGTTTATTGCCTATTGGCTGATTAAAGAGGCAGGTACTAAGAAAACCAAAGATATCTTAACCGGGTTGTTGGGACTTATCCGAATTGCTGACATTTCACATGAACAGCTTTTGCTTTCGTTAGCTGCTGATTTTAAAGATATAGAAGATGGCATTCAATATTATACAGCACTGCAGCACAAGCTTGATTATTTTATCACCCTAAACAAGGGGGACTTTCGCAAAGCCAAAGGAGAAGTTCAGATTGCTGCTCCGGCTGAGGTACTTAAGATACTTACAGGTTGAGTGTTTATCCGTACTGGTAGCGTTACAAACAGGAAGTTTGGCGTTGTTGGTCCTGGCAAAGGTTTAAGTAAAGGGTGAGCAACAACGGTGCTAAAAAATTTTATTCTTAACCATCCATTCTTCTCTTGTAAATCATCACTCTTTTGCCTATCTATTTACCATGACCAGTTTCCTTATTGCTTCATGATTATTGCAGAGCAGTTGCATAGAATAAACTCCGGGCTGAAGTGTTGAAAGATTAAGGAATTTATCATCTGAGCCTCCATTTACCCAACCATCAGAGTAAACAACTCTTCCTGTCATATCATATATCTTCAGTATAATGGGAATACTGTTATTTGAAGTAACGGTGATATTAACTTGTCCATCACCCGGATTAGGACGTATGGAGAAATTAAATGGAGAATCATCTTCTGATAATGATTTCTTTTCCGCGAGGGTTGTAAATTCATACCGCTCCGAAAAGTCGGAATGTGCCGTATCGCATTTTGAACCCACCATCCAGGAATATGTGGTGCCAGCAGATAGTCCTTTTAATGTTTTGCTCTTAGTCGGGGAATGCGCCTTTTGCCACCCGGTAGTGTTTTTTACTTTGTAGTAAACACGGTATCCCGTGGGCGTGGTGGAAGAATCTTTCCAGGAAAGGCTTGCGGAGGTGGCAGTGATGTCATTTGACTTCCCTGCGTACGGAGAGAAGCATTCAGTTACGCTATTACCATAGTCTAAATAGGCAATTGAATTTAAGCTATCCATTAATTGGTAGAAAATTCCACCTGCATACAAATGGCCTTGATATGTGCTAAAAGAAAAAATATCTCCTTCTCCACCCCAATTAAGTTGGTACCAGTTAACCCCATTCCAAGCGGACAAACCATCGTCGATAATTCCGGAAACATATAGATTACCAAATGCACTATAAATTGTCCTTACAGAGTTTGTTGAAACATAATCTAACGTATCCCAGGTATTATTCGACCATGTGGCAATACTATGACATGGTATTGAGCCAGCCTGGTGAAACTCTCCGCCAACTACCAATTCATTCTGAAAGGTATCCATGGCATCTACATAAGCTGAATTTTCATTGTCAGGGTCGTACAATCCTGTTTTCATCGGATGCCATTTCTTTCCATCCCATCGGGCTATATTTTTAACGGGATTATCGCCTGCTGTATTAAAAAAACCTCCAGCAATTAAGTCGCCATTATATTCATGCATGGCTTCTACTTCAGAGCCATTAATTCCATCTCCCAATGGCAGCCATCTGCCTATGGTATCCATTCTTGCAATGTGATTGACCTCCCGGTCTTTCTCTCCATAAAATCCGTACGCCATTTCAAAATGTCCTCCTGCGTACAATGCTCCTTTATATATGGCAAAGCAGCTGACATCATTGTCAAACGATCCTGCAACCACAAAAATATTGTCTTTTATATATCCCACAACTCCATTGTCCAAGGCTATATATACCCGACCGTTGAAATAGATCAGGGCATTAACTTCATCTTGCATAGTTGGTGCTTTATGCCAGTTTGACCCATCCCACGTGGCTAGATTCTGAACCGTTAAATTACCTGCCTGGTTAAACCTACCACCCACATACAATTGGTTATTGATGGAATCAACACACATCGCGAAGACTGCATTGTTGATACCTTCTCCCAAGGGTCGCCAGACCTGTGCGGACATTTTCTGAAAAATAAGAAGCTGTAGTAAACTGTAAAGTATTGTTTTCTTCATTCAGAATTTATTGAGATGACTAAGATAACAGATATACAAAGTGAAAAATTAATATGAAACTAAAGACTGAGATATCTGAGATTATTCCTTCACCACTTTCCCCTTCTGCAAAACATTTCCTCTTTCATCCCTAATATTTATCAGATACATTCCTTTTGGCAGAAATGAAATATCAATCGATCCATTATCTGAAAACTGCTGCTTCAACACAACCTGTCCGAACAGGTTTAAAATGGTGACGGTTGCATTATGGATGTTTAAAGCTTCAATATGCAGTTGATCGGTGGCGGGGTTGGGATAGATTGATACTTGTACAAATTCTATTGGCCCCATATTACCAGTTGCAACATCACAAGCAGTATCTGGAACATATTTCCAGAGATCGTTGAGAGTCTGGTCATCTAATAAATGATAATTTCCCGTTCCTCCAAACATCCATACATTGTTACTGCTCGAGTCATACCAGATAGTGCAACCAAAGCGTGTGTGAGGATAATTTTCTGGTGAACTTATTCCTTGCTTACCGTAATGGTAATGATAGAAATCATAAGATCCATCGAGCCATGACCATGTATTATTGTATGGATTATATTTCCATAATTCATTAGTGATACTAACACCACCTTTGGAAAGGGCATCACCTGCAAAGAACCAGAAAATGCCGTTCTTATCAACCCATCCTGTAGCTTGCTCCCGTGCACTTGCAGTATTACCGGGAGCACAATGATCTGTATAAATACCCTCATCCCCCCATATATCTGAGCCACCAATCCATGTCCATTCATTAGTTATGGAAGTATATTTCCAGAGATCGTTAAACATGATCACTTTAGGGTAAAGGGTATTGCCACCATATAAATAAAAATTACCTATAGAGTCAACCCAATGCAGTTGGTTGTTTTCTCTTGCTCCGGGTGTATTGAGTGAATCAGCTATTCCTTTAATCCCATAAATGCCTGGTTGGTCAATCTGAGAGCTGCCATTCATCCACGTCCATTGATTAGTTTTGATATCGTATTTCCATAGATCATTAAGATACTGACCGTTGGGTCCATCGCTGCCATGCCAGCCTCCGAAAAGCCAGAGATTACCTTCTTTATCTATCCAGTTGTCGGCTAAGAATCTGGACGAGGGTGCATTGGCTGTATCAGGAACTCCTTTCATCCCATAGGTACCCACATCATTTATTAGATTAGTGCCGCTTACCCACGTCCAGATTTTTGTTTGTATGTCATATTTCCAGAGATCGTTCACCGGAGCATAATAAACACTGGAAAACGTTCCACCAAATAACCAAAAGTTCCCATCATTGTCTACCCAAGTGCAACTCCCATAACGACCACCCGGGTAGGTCAAATTATCTCCGCTTCCCTTTGTTCCATAGATAACTGTTGCTCCTAGCCAACTATTTCCTCCTACCCACGTCCAAGTATTTGTATTAATATCATAACTCATAAATGCATCATTCGACTGCCATCCGAATTGCGGATTACCTACAGCTCCGCCCCCTAATAGATATAATAATCTGTCTTTCCCAATCCATGACATAGGTGCGTAGACCTTTGGAGGAGTGTTCGCAGAATCAGGAACATCTTTTACTCCATAGCTATTAAAGGTTTGATCTGTATTTCCATAAGTTGAATCTCCCTTCATCCAGGTCCATTGTCCGGATTGAGCCTTAGTAATAGCTATCATTCCATTTAGAAAAAAAGCAAATAAAAATATTAACCTTGCCCACTTATTCATGAAGTCATTTTATATTATAGTTATTTATATATTCTTACAGACCTAATGCAGGGCTGAAGGTTTAATGGATCAAAGGTTTTATGTAATCAATTTATTCCTTCACCACTTTCCCTTTCTGCAAAACATTTCCTCTTTCATCCATAATGTTTACCAGGTAGATTCCTTTTGGCAGAGTTGAAATATCAATTGATGCGTTATCTGAAAACTGCTGCTGCAACACAACCTGACCTAACAAGTTTGAAATGGTGACGGTTGCATTGTGGATGCTTGATGCTTCAATATGTAATTGATCGGTGGCAGGGTTGGGGTAGAACTTAATATTCTGATCAATTTTCATTGTCGAAATACCTGTAGATATGCAAGTCGTGTCTGGAATATATTCCCATAAATCTGCTTCAGTAAAGCTATATACTCCCCAATTGCCACCATAGAACCAGAGATTGTTATTTATATCCATCCACCCAACTGCACCCATTCTCCCCCGGGGATCATTACTTGGGTCTGGGAC
Above is a genomic segment from Chitinophagales bacterium containing:
- a CDS encoding T9SS type A sorting domain-containing protein; the encoded protein is MKKTILYSLLQLLIFQKMSAQVWRPLGEGINNAVFAMCVDSINNQLYVGGRFNQAGNLTVQNLATWDGSNWHKAPTMQDEVNALIYFNGRVYIALDNGVVGYIKDNIFVVAGSFDNDVSCFAIYKGALYAGGHFEMAYGFYGEKDREVNHIARMDTIGRWLPLGDGINGSEVEAMHEYNGDLIAGGFFNTAGDNPVKNIARWDGKKWHPMKTGLYDPDNENSAYVDAMDTFQNELVVGGEFHQAGSIPCHSIATWSNNTWDTLDYVSTNSVRTIYSAFGNLYVSGIIDDGLSAWNGVNWYQLNWGGEGDIFSFSTYQGHLYAGGIFYQLMDSLNSIAYLDYGNSVTECFSPYAGKSNDITATSASLSWKDSSTTPTGYRVYYKVKNTTGWQKAHSPTKSKTLKGLSAGTTYSWMVGSKCDTAHSDFSERYEFTTLAEKKSLSEDDSPFNFSIRPNPGDGQVNITVTSNNSIPIILKIYDMTGRVVYSDGWVNGGSDDKFLNLSTLQPGVYSMQLLCNNHEAIRKLVMVNR
- a CDS encoding T9SS type A sorting domain-containing protein, which translates into the protein MNKWARLIFLFAFFLNGMIAITKAQSGQWTWMKGDSTYGNTDQTFNSYGVKDVPDSANTPPKVYAPMSWIGKDRLLYLLGGGAVGNPQFGWQSNDAFMSYDINTNTWTWVGGNSWLGATVIYGTKGSGDNLTYPGGRYGSCTWVDNDGNFWLFGGTFSSVYYAPVNDLWKYDIQTKIWTWVSGTNLINDVGTYGMKGVPDTANAPSSRFLADNWIDKEGNLWLFGGWHGSDGPNGQYLNDLWKYDIKTNQWTWMNGSSQIDQPGIYGIKGIADSLNTPGARENNQLHWVDSIGNFYLYGGNTLYPKVIMFNDLWKYTSITNEWTWIGGSDIWGDEGIYTDHCAPGNTASAREQATGWVDKNGIFWFFAGDALSKGGVSITNELWKYNPYNNTWSWLDGSYDFYHYHYGKQGISSPENYPHTRFGCTIWYDSSSNNVWMFGGTGNYHLLDDQTLNDLWKYVPDTACDVATGNMGPIEFVQVSIYPNPATDQLHIEALNIHNATVTILNLFGQVVLKQQFSDNGSIDISFLPKGMYLINIRDERGNVLQKGKVVKE